In the candidate division WOR-3 bacterium genome, CGGCTTGGCGGAAGTCAAACGAACCAATTTAATGAAGCCATTCGTTTAATAAAAGAAACTGCCTGCCCATCAAATATTCTAAAAATTGCGATTATTGATGGTGTTGCCTGGATTGATAATAGAATGAGACAGAGTCTTGAGACCTTTAAAAAAGGCGAGTTTGCATTGAGTGCCCTTTTACTTAAAAAATTCTTAAATGAAGTTTTTTAAATTAAACGGTTGTGCAACTTACCATCAACAAATTCCTTGTTTTTCTATTTGATTGTATAATGGAAGAATACTTTATTGGCAAAAAGGCAAGGGTTCATAAATCCGTAATAATCGGTAAGTATACAATCATTGAAGATGGGGCTGAAATCGGGGCTAACACAGAAATTGGCAGTTATGTTTTGATAAAATCGGGAACAAAGATCGGGAAGAACAATAAAATTTATTCTGGCGCCCAGTTAGGCACCGACCCGCAGGATTATCATTTTAAAGAAGAATATTCAGAGTGTATTATTGGTGATAATAATATAATAAGGGAATATACAACGATATCAAGGGCAACCGGGGAAAATAATAAAACCATAATCGGCGACAATAATTTTATTATGACCTATGTTCATATTGCGCATAATTGTAAAATTGGTAATAATACCGTTATTGCCAGTGGTGCCCAGATTGCC is a window encoding:
- the lpxA gene encoding acyl-ACP--UDP-N-acetylglucosamine O-acyltransferase: MEEYFIGKKARVHKSVIIGKYTIIEDGAEIGANTEIGSYVLIKSGTKIGKNNKIYSGAQLGTDPQDYHFKEEYSECIIGDNNIIREYTTISRATGENNKTIIGDNNFIMTYVHIAHNCKIGNNTVIASGAQIAGYVEIDDFAYIGGLVGIHQFCRVGKYAMIGAKSYLNKDLPPYFLARGNRARIYGINRTGLLRHNFCGADIEEIKKIFRLLYKSEKNLNEIILLLKNNVSKKFSQEVINFIKNSHRGILLK